A genome region from Hevea brasiliensis isolate MT/VB/25A 57/8 chromosome 7, ASM3005281v1, whole genome shotgun sequence includes the following:
- the LOC110653261 gene encoding heat shock factor protein HSF24 has translation MAQRSVPAPFLTKTYQLVDDPSTDDVISWNETGNTFVVWKTAEFAKDLLPNCFKHNNFSSFVRQLNTYGFRKIVPDKWEFANEHFRRGNKELLSEIRRRKTVTPSPTQTPAACKSGGGGGGLATSPSNSGEDLGSTSTSSPDSKNPGSVETAATMTTQFADLSGENKKLKKDNEMLSSELAQAKKQCDELIAFLTEYVKVGPDQINRIMRQGSCCESTLDGLVGAAAGADDHSDDEKNGENDDGEDGGGSGVGFKLFGVLLKGNTKKRGRSENLGFAGPHAKEIKICN, from the exons ATGGCGCAGCGGTCAGTTCCGGCGCCGTTTTTGACGAAAACGTATCAGTTGGTGGATGATCCGAGCACTGATGATGTGATTTCCTGGAATGAAACTGGCAACACTTTTGTGGTctggaaaactgcagaatttgcTAAGGATTTGCTTCCTAATTGCTTCAAGCACAACAACTTCTCCAGCTTTGTTCGCCAACTGAATACCTAT GGCTTTCGGAAGATTGTGCCGGACAAATGGGAATTCGCCAACGAGCATTTTCGTCGAGGAAACAAGGAGCTCCTCTCCGAAATCCGTCGCCGGAAAACGGTAACTCCTTCTCCAACACAGACTCCGGCCGCCTGTAAGtccggaggaggaggaggaggattaGCAACCTCGCCGTCGAACTCTGGCGAAGATCTGGGGTCCACGTCCACATCCTCTCCGGATTCGAAGAATCCTGGATCAGTGGAGACGGCAGCGACGATGACAACGCAATTTGCTGACTTATCGGGCGAAAACAAGAAACTGAAAAAGGACAACGAGATGCTGAGCTCGGAGCTAGCGCAAGCTAAAAAACAATGCGACGAGTTGATTGCTTTCTTGACTGAGTATGTGAAGGTGGGGCCTGATCAGATCAATCGCATCATGCGGCAAGGAAGCTGTTGTGAGTCCACCCTTGATGGATTGGTAGGTGCGGCCGCTGGGGCTGATGATCACAGTGATGACGAAAAAAATGGTGAAAACGATGACGGAGAAGATGGGGGTGGAAGCGGCGTGGGTTTCAAACTGTTTGGGGTTTTGTTGAAAGGGAACACAAAAAAGCGGGGTCGCAGTGAGAATCTTGGATTTGCGGGGCCCCATGCAAAGGAAATCAAAATCTGCAACTGA
- the LOC131181392 gene encoding uncharacterized protein LOC131181392, protein MLRLPALVPILVFVRGLKVLDLFIDWWILLSNSKQSLDNRELKLAWFMCWHIWKARNNAIYNAAELDPRLTFSRAQKDFEELTSITIWQSYSLIMPHNSFVKWSLPSASLFKLNVDASFDECPSNAAYGFSLRNASGFFLDGGAAVFSCSSSLAAEGLGLRAAIKFVIDRNLVQCSIETNAL, encoded by the coding sequence ATGCTAAGGCTTCCTGCTTTGGTTCCAATCTTGGTTTTTGTCCGTGGACTGAAGGTTTTGGATCTTTTTATTGATTGGTGGATTTTGTTATCTAATAGTAAACAATCTCTTGATAATAGGGAGCTTAAGTTAGCTTGGTTCATGTGCTGGCATATCTGGAAAGCTCGAAACAATGCAATTTATAATGCTGCAGAGTTGGATCCTAGACTCACTTTCTCCAGAGCTCAGAAGGATTTTGAAGAATTAACTTCAATTACTATTTGGCAATCTTATTCTCTAATCATGCCTCATAACTCTTTTGTCAAATGGTCTCTGCCATCTGCTAGTTTGTTTAAACTAAACGTGGATGCTTCTTTTGATGAATGCCCTTCCAATGCTGCTTATGGTTTTTCGTTGAGAAATGCTTCGGGTTTTTTTCTTGATGGTGGGGCTGCTGTTTTTTCATGTTCATCATCTCTTGCGGCTGAAGGTTTGGGTCTAAGGGCAGCAATTAAATTTGTGATAGATAGAAATCTTGTCCAGTGTTCTATAGAGACTAATGCTCTATAG